In Herpetosiphon gulosus, a single window of DNA contains:
- a CDS encoding PDZ domain-containing protein: MSVVLDYTLAIPQPQRHIINVTLRIEGLTGSETSLQLPAWTPGSYLLREYARHLRFVEARANGQALVIHKTDRLTWQVQTNGASTITVTYQVYGYELTVRTNHIDATHAHIVPAATLLYLPEYHDCTYNLRLELPNSWEIATGLPQLADGRYGTSDLDELMDCPFEVGELRRYRFEVVEKAHEVVVWGHGNEDIEQVLADTKQIVETEHAFWGDLPYDYYLFIVLLAGANTYGGLEHRNSTSLLLPRHVFKPSKTYERAQGLIAHEFFHTWNVKRLRAAPLGPFDYTRENYTRLLWVMEGFTEYYTDLMLVRAGLMTPQRYLERLADDITTLQNTPGRLVHSLSSSSFDAWIKFYRPDESTPNTTVSYYLKGGLAALVLDMQLRERSNGQQSLDDLIRYLYRTYPITGPGIPEADGMQQALQTLTGSDWSEYFANYIDGLSELPYAEAFATVGLQLQWTYKDRDSQGNPRPQLGARTKAVEGRVQITHVLDGGDADRAGLAAGDELIALDGWRIDEDGLNKRLADYPIGATVQLSFFRRDELLHLPVTFSQPNPDFLSLTLVSQPSASQRQQAAAWLGTPLFK; the protein is encoded by the coding sequence GTGTCTGTTGTCCTTGATTACACCCTCGCGATTCCTCAACCTCAACGCCATATCATCAACGTCACACTGCGGATTGAGGGTTTAACGGGTTCTGAAACGTCGTTGCAATTGCCAGCATGGACACCAGGCTCGTATCTGCTCCGTGAATACGCCCGCCATTTGCGTTTTGTCGAGGCTCGTGCCAATGGTCAAGCACTGGTCATCCATAAAACTGATCGCCTGACATGGCAGGTGCAAACTAATGGTGCTAGCACAATAACCGTAACCTATCAAGTCTATGGCTATGAATTGACCGTGCGCACCAATCACATTGATGCAACCCATGCGCATATCGTGCCGGCTGCAACGTTACTTTATTTGCCCGAATATCACGATTGCACATACAATCTGCGGCTTGAACTGCCAAATAGTTGGGAAATTGCCACAGGCTTGCCGCAATTGGCCGATGGTCGTTATGGAACCAGCGATTTAGATGAATTGATGGATTGCCCATTTGAGGTCGGCGAATTGCGCCGCTATCGCTTTGAAGTCGTCGAAAAAGCTCATGAGGTGGTAGTTTGGGGCCATGGCAACGAAGATATCGAGCAAGTGCTGGCCGACACCAAGCAAATTGTTGAAACTGAGCATGCCTTCTGGGGTGATTTGCCGTATGATTATTATTTGTTTATTGTGCTGCTGGCCGGAGCTAATACCTACGGCGGTTTAGAGCATCGCAATTCAACCTCGCTCTTGCTACCACGCCATGTATTCAAGCCCAGCAAAACCTATGAACGCGCTCAAGGCCTGATTGCCCACGAATTTTTCCATACCTGGAATGTCAAACGGTTACGGGCTGCACCGCTCGGCCCTTTCGATTACACCCGCGAAAATTACACGCGTTTGTTGTGGGTGATGGAAGGTTTCACCGAATACTACACCGATTTGATGTTGGTCCGAGCAGGCTTGATGACTCCTCAGCGCTACCTTGAGCGCTTGGCCGATGATATTACAACCCTGCAAAATACGCCTGGTCGCTTGGTACATAGCCTGAGCAGTTCCTCATTCGATGCATGGATCAAGTTCTATCGGCCTGATGAATCAACCCCAAACACCACCGTTTCGTATTATCTCAAGGGTGGGCTGGCAGCATTGGTGCTCGATATGCAATTGCGCGAACGGAGCAATGGTCAGCAATCGCTTGATGATTTGATTCGCTATCTCTATCGGACGTATCCAATTACTGGCCCGGGGATTCCCGAAGCCGATGGGATGCAGCAAGCGCTGCAAACACTCACAGGCAGCGATTGGAGCGAGTATTTCGCCAATTATATCGATGGATTAAGCGAATTGCCCTATGCCGAAGCCTTTGCCACTGTTGGCTTGCAATTGCAATGGACCTATAAAGATCGTGATTCGCAAGGCAATCCACGGCCTCAACTTGGCGCTCGCACCAAAGCCGTCGAAGGTCGGGTACAAATTACCCATGTGCTCGATGGCGGCGATGCTGATCGCGCTGGCCTAGCCGCTGGCGATGAATTAATTGCCCTCGATGGTTGGCGCATCGATGAAGATGGCTTGAACAAACGACTAGCCGATTATCCAATCGGCGCAACGGTGCAATTAAGTTTCTTCCGGCGTGATGAATTATTGCACTTGCCCGTTACGTTCAGCCAACCTAACCCTGATTTCTTGAGCCTAACGTTGGTTAGCCAACCAAGTGCTAGCCAACGCCAACAGGCCGCTGCATGGCTCGGTACGCCATTGTTTAAATAA